In Chrysemys picta bellii isolate R12L10 chromosome 4, ASM1138683v2, whole genome shotgun sequence, the sequence AAAGTAAGGTGGAGACTGTATTTACCATGTGACTTTTTCCAATCCCCAAATAGTGCCTTTTGGACTGAAGAATGCACTTAGCAGCTATCAGAGGGTCAGGGATGAAGTGGTAGTGGAGGCGAAAAAAGTACTGTATTAATATGTATATCTAGATGACAGTTCACTCATCTATCATGGCACAACACTTGTAAGCTATACAGATGATTTTTAGCAAGTTAAAAGAGACGTATTTGACCCTTTGCCACCCAAATGTAAGTTTCTTCACTGGAACACTAGTAGTGGGAGTCTTACTTTAGAAAAAGCTCCACATGCCTCTCATTATTTTAACACACTATTTTGAATAACACTTTTTTGAGCAGGTCAAAATGACATGGTATTATAAACAATGCTGCCCTAGCTTATGTTAGCACTCTCAACATCGCTACCACTGCTGGATCAGCATCAGGGTTAGCAGCAGTGAAAAGTTTTGCAAAAGAACAAACACTAGAACAGAAAATGCCACTGTGAGTCAATGAGGTTTGTAGTGAATATTGAAAAGATACTGGTGTCGGGAGTCCCTGGGTAGTGTGAAGCTGGCACAGCCAGCCCCATGCCACCCTCTCCCAGCGCCAGCATAAAGAATGGGAGGAGACATGGCCAAAGCACAATGCATGGCAGTGATCTCCAGGCACTGCCATGATCCCTTTGGCAATTAGTTAAAAAAGCTCAGAGTTTGCCATGTTAAATGCAGCAGCCTTGTGGACCAGAGAAGTGGAATAAACCCACCTCCCTTTAGAACTTGGGTTTCACACCTAACGCAGCTCAGTCAGAGCAGAGGACTGGGGCTCCGATATTTTGTCTTATAGGTTCCAGTGATCTGTATAAATTTTTTGAGATGTCAAATATATGCTTATATATTTGCCATAAGAAATTACAAAAAAAGAGTCACCAATTATTGGGAGAGCTTTCTGCTCTCTGAAGCAGCAGTTCACTAACACACACTGACATGTCTTAGAACGATGCTGACATCAATACTGGTGCACAGACAGAGATGTTTTGGCACGATAAAGCACTGAATGGAATGGTTATTGTTTAACAACAGTTATTCTAATTTAGCTCTTGCAGAAGAGGGTGGAAAAATCAAtgttttctaaatggaaaagaacaAAATCAGTGGGGAAAGGAATTAATTTTTCAAGCTTTTAAGTTGGTATTCTGAAGAACTGAGAGGAAAGGATGCAATTAAAAATGGGGAAGTGTTCTTACATCTCACACAtcttaaagcaaaataaattaaaaccttGGAGGGGGGGGGCATGAGAGAGGGGGCGGGCTGGGCAGGAAGGTTTTTCCAGTAAAGTAACAACTCCACATCCTTAGAGACCAAACTACCCAGCGCCGCAGTTGAATGGTTGTCTATTCTGCTGAGCAAACCAGCTCTTTAGGATGACTGATGTCAGTTCTTAACCCAGTGACTAGTGTTATAAATAATTCCATCAGAAAGAACACTTCTATGGCAACTAGACATGGTTCTTCCTCTTTTGTGCAAATATATGCAACAGTTTTTACTTACAAAATCCAAAAAATAACACTTACACAGCACTTTGTATGTTCAAAACAATGCAGACACATTAAACACAATTGTGTATACAGTCTACAttataaaaacaatataaaacagaGGAATTCATGTTCAGTCCCCAGAAGTATTTCAGTCTCCCTTTACTTACCTCCCATAATTTTAGACTGGCAGTTGATAAATTCTGGCTTCTTGTCTGTAAGGTAGCGCTGACAAGTGTGATGAAGAATCTGAAAGAATGTGGATTTTTCGGAAGCCGTGCTTGCTACCCATTGGTCAAAAGCATTTTCAAATAGTAAATCAAATTCTGGAGAATCCTAGAGGAAAAACAACATTTGAATCACTGGTActatattttaaaactgatttgaaAATTACATGTAGCAATGGACATTTTtaataaagcaatttaaaataaattattttaaatgacaGACATTCACTTTTACAGCTGGTATGAAATTCTTTTTTCCTGAAGAAAtctttgatgaaaatgaaaaaaaaaaatgtttcttaatGGAAATTTCTAGGAGTATTTTCAAGTTTTCAATAAAAACTCAAAACTGAAAGATTTCACCCAAAAATGAGAGTTGTAGTGCCTTATGGGGGTATAGTGTACTCGTGTGCCCTTTCTCCTCTATAAGTGGAGCAATGCAACACAGATTCCTGTTTTTGGAAGGGGGAGCTGTGCAACATGGATTCTCTGGTTGTGATGAATTATGGGAAATTACTCCAAATGGGCATTCCAGGCCattgaggagaatggggacataaGAAGAAACTACAAGTCATAGTTTGGGTAGGTTGTAATGTTTCCTAAAAGGCTGCAGGGCTAATAGTCTGGATTCAACttgggcagcaggcaggcagttAAAAAAATACAGCCACATTCCAAACGCTGTGCCAACTGCAAAAAGAAACAGACTCTGAtcataaggagtctggtggcaccttaaagactaacagatttatttgggcataagctttcatgggtaaaaacatcacttcttcggatgcatagagtgaaagttacagatggtgttaaatttgcaaatgaattttagttctgctgtttctcttttaagtctgtttctgaagtttttttgttcaatgacagtgacttttaaatctgtaatagaatgaccagggagattgaagtgttcacttactggcttatgtatgttaccattcctgatgtccgatttgtgtccatttattcttttacatagggactgtccggtttggccaatgtacatggcagaggggcattgctggcacacgatggcatatataacattagtggatgtgcaggtgaatgagcccttgatggtgtggctgatgtggttgggtcctctgatggtgtcgccagtgactttgtcctcacataaacaccaccctataccggaaacctactgaccgctatacgtacctacatgcctccagcttccatccaagacacatcacacgaaccattgtctacagccaagccctaagatacaaccggatttgctccaacccctcagacagagacaaacacctacatgatctttatcaagcattcgtaaaactacaatacccacctggggaagtgaggaaacagattgacagagcaagacgggtacccagaaatcacctactacaggacaggcccaacaaggacaataacagaacaccactggccatcacatacagcccccagctaaaacctctccagcgcattagccccgatctacaacctatcctggaaaatgatccttcactgtcacagaccttggaaggcaggccagtcctcgcttacagacaacccccccaaccatgaagcaaatactcaccagcaactacacaccacaccacaccacaccacagaaacaccagcccaggaaccaatccctgtagcaaacctcgttgactactctgtccccatatctactctatagcgacaccatcagaggacccaaccacatcagccacaccatcaagggctcatttaCCTGCACGTCTAcgaatgttatatatgccatcatgtgccagcaatgcccctctgccatgtacattggccaaactggacagtccctatgtaaaagaataaatggacacaaatcggatatcaggaatggtaacatacataatccagtaagtgaacacttcaatctccctggtcattctattacagatttaaaagtcactatcattgaacaaaaaaacttcagaaacagacttaaaagagaaacaggagaactaaaattcatttgcaaatttaacaccattaatctgggcttgaatagggactgggagtggctggctcattacagaagcagcatttcctctcctggaattgacaccacctcatccattattgggagtggactacatccaccctgattgaattggccctgtcaacactggttctccacttgcgaagtaactccctgatctccatgtgtcagtatataatgcctgcatctgtaactttcactctatgcatccgaagaagtgaggtttttatccacgaaagcttatgctcaaataaatctgttagtctttaaggtgccaccagactccttgttgtttttgtagatacagactaacacggctaccccctgatactagactCTGATCATGTGGTTTGCTTCCTTCACCCGGCAATCTAGGACAATCCATCCATATCAATGACATGATATGATATATGCACTGATGTACAGCAATGAGCCACAACAGGACATGCATTAGTAGGCCATTGGAACAGGCTTCAGATATGTTTAGCCTTTTGCCTACAAAGCGCTCCAGTAATTTACTAATGCACGCCCTGGCACGTCTTACTATTAGAGTATGTCTGATTGAAAATTAAATAGAGAAGTTTATTGCACTGTATTCTTCCACTAAGAAAAATAGTTCCTGgtagaaggaaaagagaaaatgGTATTGTATTTTCCATTCTAGTCAGAATATATTTAACAGCAAGGTTCCGAGTGGTTTCCAAACTGCTGCTGACAGGACAGCTTAGCACTTTTGGGCATGGGTGGTCTGTTTCAAACTGActtttccctctccttcccccttatTGTCTCTCCATACATCACCCCTACAATGACACAGGAGCCTCCTTTATCTTTTCCCCCTCCACACAATTAGAATAggtgtatggatttttttttaaatttcatttttcagtAATGAGGTCTCAGATGTGCACTGAGAGGAGTTGGTACACTAGTGCATCATCATTAAAAAAGATATGACCAATCAGAATGTGACTTTAGACAATCTAGGATCTCATCCATACTCAATAAGCATGTTTCATTGTATAATGTATTTGTGTACTTTATACTACATAATGTTTATGCCCACAAGATGTGATTTAAATCTCCAACTCCTAAGGCTGCACACATTAATTTCTAGCTGGTGCTTAAAAAGGTTTTATCTTTAACTAGCTTGTACTTAGCAAATCTGTTTGGTGCACTTAACACAGATATATGTTAGAAATTCTGAAAGAAGAAAAACCCAGATAATGACGATATAgctcattgttgcaaccactgttatatatttgcagcaaatcttgtacaaaggttgtcaagtgaggtgtctatgaaaaggctatgatttgctggttatgattatgctatatgtatgcatgcatcatttttgtatttgaagtatTGGCCCTATACTAGGAATTTAAATGTTTGCTCCTGAGGTAACTCCCACAAGGTAATgcccagcacatcttggagggactattcaaattgagtggcccatcgAAAGAACGTTTAaccacaatggaccatgggagaagcctatctacacttaatggaatttcctgctgtgactaggtgaaatgcatggacatgtgacttgcccatgtgactccaactccatcttgttgctgtaatttttccatagtaagaacaatgggatgccctccacagggcaaaagctataaaaggccctgaaaacacctcaattttgtcttcaatcctgcttcttagtCTGGAGGAACTGTGCtataaactgaagctctgaacaaaggactgaatgacccatccaggCTGTgtatgtactccagagacttgacttaagccagctctttattccatcactgctacaatcATGAAccgagaactttgccattactgtatgtaatagattcctttaaccaattttaactctcacccttctttcttttttcttatagataaacctttagatttttgatactaaaggattggcatcagcataatttttgggtaagatctaagatATATATTAACCTGGGTgagtggctggtcctttgggatcagaagaactaCTTATTTGATGAgattgtaaagaaccactcatctctgaatcaagtgtttttggtggtgatataagaactggaatgcctgaggaaactgcctttatgttttcttgttagccagtgtggtgaaacagaagtttacttttgtggctggtttggtatatcttataaaatcaccaccaccagttttgggttgtgtttgccctatttttcagcagttcatcctgaatttggcatcctcagttatGACCCACTAAGGCACTGCTACAGGGGCAATGGACAGTCTACAGAGATTGCCAGTTTGTTGGATTAAGGGGGAGCCTGTAGGGAAGCATTGCACCAGGAAAGAGAGTAAGGTTTGTGACCTCTGCAAGGAACAGATGCGTTTGTAGGCAGAGCCAGTTCCAGGAACCCTCCTTCCATGCTCTCTCCCACCTTTGTCTGTCCACAGGTATTGATACATCTTATTCAAGAAAGCATCTAGGGATAGATTTCCAAGTTTTATATTGGATGCAGCTCCATGATGAACTGAAGGCCAACAAGGGTAGGCTTAGAAACTTATTCTTCATGGCAGTAAGAGAACAAAGGGGCTCTTCTTCCCTTTCAAAAGAGGGGAAGGAGACAGAAGCagaagagagaagaggagaaaggcagGACCAGAAGTGTAGGAGTGAAGGAACATAACAGGAGTGAGCTTATTCTGCTCAATCTTCACCTTAAAATTGGGAGAAAACATGTACTGCTCCACAGGATAGTCAAGAGTTAGCACTTAAACCTGGGCAATTGAGAATACTTGCTTATACATCAGCATGCAAAGATGGAAACTGTCCAAGATTTTTTGTGAGGAAGACCCCAAGAAGAAGGGGTAACGGTCATGATAGGGCCCCTTCCACCTGCAATTCGGATAGCAGTAGAATGGCCTTGATCCTCAACAATAAAAGCAAAAATCCTAACAAAGTTACTTTCTCCAGACGTGTACAATGAACTCACCCGATTAGAGTCTATACCATTAACCTGGCGAAGCTGCTCAAGCATCCACTGTGATCTCCTGACAAATGACGTGGAACCTTCAAACTGTTTGACTTTTGTAATAGATGCCTGGGAGGGTTTCTTGTTCGTCACTGAACAcataaaagaaagcaaaaaagtataaatacagacacacatacaaacacatttATGTATGAATAGTATtagtaaagaagtgttatttacagaACTTATGATAAAACAACTCAACACTACTTGTCAGGAAGACACTACTTTCCACAGCCTCAAGTATAAGGGAGGAAAAGGATAACCCCAACCTttgatgaaaagtactatatatCAAAATATCAATCAGAAATTATCATTTTTGGGCAAGCACACAAAATAACAGTGACCTAGCACATTAATAACAAAGCAATGGATGCCTTACAAATAAAATGacaagaaatgaaaaataaattttgagAAAAAAAAGGGAGTGTGCAGAATGCCAGGAAACACAGAGACAACCTAGAAAAGCACACAGCAGAATGACATGGAAAACTTGGATCACCATGTCTGTGCCAAGACCAGGAGAAAATGTAAGTGAGTTGTTCTGAGTGAATGTGCTTCACTTGTGGCATAGAAATTGCAGAGGATGGAGAATGTaagttttcttcttttaaaaaaataaagacgacttgtatatttgatttaaaaactatTCCCTTTGTTGTAAGTAACCTTTAATGTACATTCATTTACAATTATTTACTACAATTACAACATTTTAAAGTTATTAATTAATTACTGCCTCACAGTCTTCCTATACATTAGCTAATCTACTGTTAAGATATACTAATGATCTACCATTAGTAAACTAAAAGATGGAGCTTAAACACTACCTGCCTTATTCACTGGTGGGTTTTGCACATTAGTAAAGCCAGCAGGATTTGGCCATCTGTACTGAACTTTGAATATGTTAAATGATAAAAAACTCCTTTCGCAATTCAAGATGATAAAATTTGCATTCATATTACAACACTACAAGCTTTAGATTATACGTTGGTCCTTCGGAGCATACATcccaggcattcaaaaatcaccAAGTCAGGCCTTGAAAAATTATGAGATAGACTTAAAAACCATCAGATtagaaagacagacagaaagaaatgTTAGGTTccttgtactgtatttgccttctggtttcgaAGACTTTAAGGCACATTTGCTTCATATTTGCATGCTTTTCTACAGAACCATAAGAGCTAgaaacagacttttaaaaaagtgaaagctGAGCTTCTCATGAAATAACATGACTCCTAGAGCTGGCACTTAAAGAcagacaccaaatattgtgaaaaTGGGAACCCTGCACAGCACCAGGAGTCTGTTAAAGCAGTATCTTAACACAAGTGATGAGTCCGAACACACAAGTACTTTCAAAGCCTtaaacatgctttttaaaaatacgtTACAGGATAACAGTCATagttttctattaaaaatatcaTATGCTATAGTTTCATGTACGCAAGTTTTTTATTTTCTGGTTCCCTATAGTAGTTAAGGGATGCTGGGCATTGAAGTCCAGATGCCCTTGGTACCTGCCAATCAGTGTCAGCTTTCCCTGGTTAGGGGGCTTCAACTGGTGAATCTCAGCACTTCTAATAAGCACTGGGATAGGAAAGTGGGCAacagggaagcattcatggaaGGCAGAGATGGGAAGAAGCAGAAATCTTTCTTTTCCACCCACCAAGAGTCCAAAACATAAAAGATTGTTCCAAACAAAAATGGCCTAAACCTTAACAACAGATATGAAATTTCATTGTTCAACACCACATACTCTTGTAAGCGCCTCTCTCGCTCTAGCATATCATTAGTTACTGTAATGGAAATATTCAAAATCTCCAAAGGGATGGGGACAAAGTTACTTCTATtccagaaaaaagcaacaaagagtcctgtggcaccttaaagactaacagatgcattggagataagcttttgtgggtgaatgcccacttcgtcagacgcatgagtctgatgaagtgggcattcacccacgaaagcttatgttccaatacatctgttagtctttaaggtgccacaggactctttgttgctttttacagatccagactaacacggctactcctctgatacctTCTATTTCAGAGTATCCTTGTTACAGCGTTCTGTGACACCACAGTGATAAATTTACTTCCTTGAGTCTCTAAGCGTAAATATCAAACAGTGTGCTCTACAGGAGATGGACAGCAAGCCAAAATCTTGCCATATACGTAACCTATTTCCAGTCTTCAATTTTAACCAATAAATTGGACAAAATTTAGCACTCTAGAAAGGGAAATATGAGTATTTGAttagcattatttttattaattgtgTTCACAACATTTACACATTGTTCTTTAGTTTTTAATCCTGTGCCATGGGCTATATTTCCATCCAGGATCTTCACCTGCTTTAGGCTCTGGCTTTCATACTGATACACAGAATATGCTAGTGAACGTCTGTAAAATTGTCTCTAATTCATTGCAGTACTGGCTGGTCTTCTGGTGACTTTTCCTGAGTGAACTCCTAGTGGAAATTACAGTGAGCCTCTTTTGATATATATACAATGTGACAAAAATCATTGTTTCCTCTCTGATGCCATGTCAGGATACATATTCCTTATTGATAAAACAAGCACTATACTTCTCAGGTCCGGAGGCATTACGAAGTTCCTTATAAGCCTCTATGCTGCTAAATGCTTCTGAAAACAGAACCAAAAGTTATGTCTGTGTCCTTGTTACCAGTTAAATATTCTTATTCCTGCACCCTTTCGCTGGCTTGTTTCCCATGCCTTGGCCTATCCACTCATtcatttcttcctcctcttgtATTTTTGTAACAGTGAAGCAgctagattgtaaattcttccaATAGCCACATGCTGTTTGCCCACCTTCACTTGTCCTTTAATGTTACTTTGGACTTTCATATCAGTGATTGATTCACAGCACCACGAAGTCTGCCAGTAGTCCCTAACATAACAGCCTACACTTATTTAATATCCTCAACATTTAAAAAGTTTAGTTACTTATTTGCAGTATATAGTCAATACACATAGTAAACTATACATAATAATGACAGTACTGTCAATGTTATTTCACTGGATATTTCATAAACTTAATTGAATTTTGCACTAAAAAAAGGAAGTAATTGAACCACAGACAAAATACAGTTTGATAAAAATATATTGATTCTAGCACAGAACTCCTTAAATTCTCTCACTTGTTCAAATAAATGGGTTCCATGTACTTCAGAATAAAACAGAGATCATGTAAATAAAAAGCAATCTCAATTATATCAAACAATTTAATGTTTTTGGAATATAGTTAGTATAGAGTGTTGGGAACACgccattacattttaaaaatatagaaaaccaTACAACTTAAATAAACACACTATCCCCAGTGTTTTGAAATGTGCTTAAAAGATTAAAGCTAACTTCCAACAACAGGAAAAAAGGCTTCCTGTATTAGACTCACTCCCTAAACACAGAAAGGAGATGCCTTTTTTGTTGAGGGAAATCATATATATTTTTGACCTCTCAATAAGTAGTTTAGGAACCATCTTACAGTTTTTAAATAACTATATGAATACTTTTTTATATCTTATTCCAGTCTCCTACTTCACTTTTCTGTTGCCTTATGTTCTCTCCACGCACTTGAAAGTACATTATTATATCCCTGCATTTCTGACAATGCTATGTTGTAATTCACTGTGCTGGACAATCTGGTTATTTAATAACACTGTGTTATtactgttttccccttgtcctctGAATTAACTATATTTCTAAAATCCTTTTACCCCCGAGGGTGCCTGAAGTGGAGACTGTAAAGTTTAGGGAGACTTGCTGTGTTTTTTGCTTTGAGGTGTTGACATTTAAATCTCTCCCTTTTTGAAACATGTGAAAGCAACATGTGAAATTGCAGATGTATACATTTTAAATCTGATCTTCTATaaacagagaattttttcacttcaaggtcccagaagcaaagacaaggttttcatctcaagaccaaaaacatcaagacacttgatcatggccttggatagaccaagagactacctacgCTTGACCAGGGCTCGGAGAGCCGAGAAGCGAATAACTGAACAATAccaaaaagtttttttaaagaaCCAAAGCTTTGGTCAGGCAGTTTCTACGAATACATaatacttaaaacaaaaaacaaaagataacAAACCCTGTCTTCCACTTCCTCAACACCCATCAGATAAAGGGATTGCATCTACATTCATTAGTtgttaaggggaaaaaataaagtcaTTTACCTTTACTTAACCATTGTCACAAATCAATGTATCTGGTTATAAAAAGACATGGTTTTGCTGATCTTCATTTGTTATTCAAATGCACCATTACCATATGAAAAGTTCTATTCTTTTGACATTATCtcagatttacacacacacacacacacacacacacacacacacacacacacacacacacacacacacacacacacacacaccctagtgTTTCCCAGTTACAGGAGAGATTCAATACAGTAACAGAAAATCCATTTCTGGGAGAATAAGGACAGGCCAAAACCCCACCACCTACATGCTTCCCAAGGCCTACAGACAAGGGAACACAGGCAGACACATCATATCTAGCCACAGTACTCTTATTGAAGTAATATCAGGACCCACAGAAACCATTCTCAAACcgctcaccacacaaagggccaacTTCTTCTAAGACAAAACTGGTTTCCTCCAcaaactctgcaacattaacaatcTACCGCTGAACACCATTCTTCCCACCGCGAATGTCACTACcttatacaccaacatccctcacaatgacaaCATAGCCACCTgcttcaaatatttacaagacaatggacaaccctcagatatccacccaAAACACATCACCAAACTCATCCATCCATTTCATTCTCACCAATAagaattttacattcaacaacaatcactttgtccaaaccatgggaacagcccgGGATattaggatggctccccaatatttCAACTTCTTCATGGGACAGTTTGAGGAAggatttctggacaaatgcaccatcaatggctattagacaaggTGGTCGGGGTGCAACCGCATGCTCTGAGTGTtgctagtctctgtttgccagaagctgggagcggatgacaggagatggatcactggatgattgcttattctgttcatttcctctgaagcatctagcattggccagtgtcggaagataggatactgggctagatcgacttttggtctgatccaatatggctattcttatgttcttacaaaaCCAATGTTATACCTGAGATACactgatgatattttcatcctctggatagGCAACTTAAACTCTCTCATAGACTTCCACGAcagcaacaaccaccacccatccattaaaTTCCCTCTGGAACACttccacactagcatcaacttcctgaacACCATGATCAGCTTCAGCAATGGCACCTTACAGACAACTACATACAAAAAACCTATGGATCATCACACAtatcttcatagatccagtaaccaccccaaacacaccaagcactcagataccacaggatatgctctgaggagaacaTACAGGATACACATGTTAACACTACTCAAAACCACCTTCCCCAAACAAGGATGCTCCACCAAAGAAGTAGAtggcatcatggaatgggccacccaaataccccgagAAAACCTGCTTCAGTACAGAAATAAACCCCCCTCTGATCACACACCTCTAGTTGCTACCTACCACACTACACTAGAATCCATaaggggtatcatcaaacaactacaacccatattcatcctgaaagaaatctttcctgaaccccctcttctggtctTCAAACAAGGCCCCAAcgtcactaaggcctggtctacactacgggtttaggtcgactttagcagcattaaaccgaattaagcctggacacgtccacacaacgaagccctttctttcgacttaaagggtcctttaaaccggtttctttacaccacctctgacgaggggattagcgataaaaccggtctttgcgggtcggaattggggtagtgtggacggaattcgacgttattggcctccgggagctatcccacagtgcttcattgtgaccgctctggacagcactctcaactcagatgcactgaccaggtagacaggaaaagacccgcgaaggtttgaatttcatttcctgtttgcccagcgtgga encodes:
- the STXBP6 gene encoding syntaxin-binding protein 6; this encodes MSTKAAINKEIFAPHDERMLGAVQVKRRTKKKIPFLATGGQGEYLTYICLSVTNKKPSQASITKVKQFEGSTSFVRRSQWMLEQLRQVNGIDSNRDSPEFDLLFENAFDQWVASTASEKSTFFQILHHTCQRYLTDKKPEFINCQSKIMGGK